In Persephonella sp. IF05-L8, the following are encoded in one genomic region:
- a CDS encoding NAD(P)H-dependent oxidoreductase subunit E — MEFKYLNEQIIAEIKKCRERFPLKEQCIIPALHKILDVYRDIPQQAIEELSEYLQVPLADIEGIVTFYDMFRYRKNAKNHIRICRNLPCHLARYQNILEIIKKKTGADIGKNSPDGKWYIELVECIGSCGIAPAFLINDDLYDGSKIKTEEDIEEILGRYE, encoded by the coding sequence ATGGAATTTAAATATTTAAATGAGCAGATTATTGCTGAAATAAAAAAGTGCAGGGAAAGGTTTCCTCTAAAGGAGCAGTGTATCATTCCTGCACTGCATAAAATTCTTGATGTTTATAGGGATATTCCTCAGCAAGCCATAGAAGAGCTATCAGAATATCTTCAGGTGCCTCTTGCAGATATAGAAGGTATAGTCACCTTCTATGATATGTTCAGATACAGGAAAAATGCCAAAAACCATATAAGAATTTGTAGAAATCTACCATGCCATCTTGCCAGATACCAGAATATTCTTGAAATCATTAAAAAGAAAACAGGGGCAGATATTGGCAAAAACAGTCCAGATGGTAAATGGTATATTGAGCTGGTTGAGTGTATAGGAAGTTGCGGTATTGCGCCAGCCTTTTTAATAAATGATGACCTGTATGATGGAAGTAAAATTAAAACTGAGGAAGATATTGAAGAAATCCTTGGCAGGTATGAGTGA
- a CDS encoding bifunctional diguanylate cyclase/phosphodiesterase, which produces MDRYLKYNQFLEKKFGVESYGQKVVLILIFLFMISFITAVGILTAINIQEEIQKIKVSLKKTIEVEKRLIKKELETIENNAKIFISDYRDKNLNLDFNMLKKFHIYSIYNRVQGYTIGKKFPLSSIQLNQYSNNKYILWAEYLIINMENMYYAIIDKSALEHILSPQNFPLGSYEPVFVLQTSPKTFTSFICSHSKFDNGNFYIVGCVEKSAVINKKVISSIIGSIIVFSVFFLLSLAFYNFFFKKILLYPVNYLKKNIQYMSDKGLENVSFDLHLYGNDEFAKISQVLEITRQKILKHQRGMNLVLTTTAKMISMTRDIHNFALFTINKLDELLNADGNVLCLFSKVENQCAVLVHSERYLLNKIPLNLEKNEFRKLQQTYKDNDIIWNENKDGYTVSIKKDIDDEYSLYIVIFKRGEKLSEEELKYTDMILSHLVYNINILNLATYDPLTGLYNRRALVEYAEREVERAKRYNHEFSIILMDIDDFKGINDTYGHAIGDIILKQVAEIIKKEIRKDIDKVGRYGGEEFIVVLPETKIEDALKLAERIRKKIFEKECRIKDYKISITLSAGVAGLRIHGDTFEEILQAADLALYQAKRSGKNQVVMLGKEEISQILEEEFKSKNFLIDAIQEDRVIPYFQPIVDLNTLEVVGYEVLARIQEKDRAIPAYKFISTAIKFGIILRIDEIIQRKTIQLLSEQKEIPQMLFFNLSRPYIQDVQHISHFVELLEKNNIPKENIVLEITEEEAISEITIVKEAIRIAKSNGIRFALDDFGVGYSTFSYIKYFDIDIIKLDGCLIKNIDKDRDNQIIVGGIAHICKEKGIKLLAEMVETQEEVETLKRLGVSYAQGYIFGKPHSTFIKKINTEDL; this is translated from the coding sequence ATGGACAGGTATCTTAAATATAATCAGTTTCTTGAAAAAAAATTTGGTGTTGAAAGTTATGGGCAAAAAGTAGTATTAATTCTGATTTTTCTTTTTATGATATCCTTTATAACGGCTGTTGGAATATTAACAGCTATAAATATTCAAGAAGAAATTCAAAAAATCAAAGTAAGTTTAAAGAAAACCATTGAAGTTGAAAAGAGATTAATCAAAAAAGAGCTTGAGACTATAGAAAATAATGCCAAGATATTTATTTCAGATTATAGAGATAAAAATCTCAACTTAGACTTTAACATGCTGAAAAAGTTCCATATATACAGTATCTATAATAGAGTTCAAGGCTACACAATAGGGAAAAAGTTTCCTCTTTCATCAATACAACTAAACCAATACTCAAATAACAAGTACATACTTTGGGCAGAATACTTAATAATAAATATGGAAAACATGTATTATGCTATTATAGATAAATCTGCTCTGGAGCATATACTTTCACCTCAAAATTTTCCCCTTGGTAGTTATGAACCTGTATTCGTATTACAAACTTCACCAAAGACATTTACATCTTTCATATGCTCCCATTCTAAATTTGATAATGGTAATTTCTATATAGTAGGATGTGTAGAAAAATCAGCTGTTATAAACAAAAAAGTAATTTCCTCTATAATTGGAAGTATTATTGTCTTCTCTGTATTTTTTCTCTTATCTCTTGCTTTCTATAACTTTTTCTTCAAAAAAATACTTCTTTATCCTGTTAATTATTTGAAAAAAAATATCCAATATATGAGTGATAAAGGGCTTGAAAATGTGAGCTTTGACCTTCATCTGTATGGAAATGATGAATTTGCAAAAATATCTCAAGTTCTGGAAATAACAAGACAAAAAATATTAAAACATCAACGGGGAATGAACTTAGTTCTCACAACAACAGCTAAAATGATATCTATGACCAGAGATATTCATAATTTTGCTCTATTTACAATAAACAAATTAGACGAACTTTTAAATGCAGATGGGAATGTCTTATGTCTATTCTCAAAGGTAGAAAATCAATGTGCCGTGCTGGTTCATTCTGAAAGATACCTACTTAATAAAATCCCTCTAAACTTAGAGAAAAATGAGTTTAGAAAATTACAACAAACATATAAAGATAATGATATTATCTGGAATGAGAACAAAGATGGTTATACCGTTTCTATAAAAAAAGATATTGATGATGAATACTCTTTATATATAGTTATCTTCAAACGGGGGGAAAAACTATCAGAAGAAGAGCTTAAATATACAGACATGATTTTATCTCATCTGGTTTACAACATTAACATATTAAATCTTGCCACTTACGACCCTCTTACCGGTTTATACAACAGACGTGCCCTTGTTGAATATGCAGAAAGAGAAGTAGAAAGAGCAAAAAGATACAATCATGAATTTAGCATAATTCTAATGGATATAGATGATTTTAAAGGTATAAACGATACCTATGGTCATGCAATAGGAGATATAATCCTTAAACAGGTAGCAGAAATAATAAAAAAAGAGATAAGGAAAGATATAGACAAAGTTGGTAGATATGGTGGAGAAGAATTTATTGTTGTTTTACCAGAAACAAAAATAGAAGACGCTCTAAAGCTGGCAGAAAGAATTAGAAAAAAGATATTTGAGAAAGAATGCAGAATAAAAGACTACAAAATTTCTATAACCTTAAGTGCAGGGGTTGCAGGACTTAGAATTCACGGGGATACTTTTGAAGAAATACTTCAGGCTGCCGACCTGGCACTTTATCAAGCTAAAAGAAGTGGCAAAAACCAGGTTGTTATGTTAGGGAAAGAAGAAATATCCCAGATACTTGAAGAAGAGTTTAAAAGCAAAAACTTCCTTATTGACGCAATTCAAGAAGACAGAGTAATACCTTACTTTCAACCTATTGTGGACTTAAACACTCTTGAGGTAGTGGGATATGAAGTACTGGCACGAATACAGGAGAAAGATAGAGCTATTCCTGCATATAAATTTATATCAACTGCCATAAAATTTGGTATTATTCTACGAATAGATGAAATAATTCAACGAAAAACCATACAGCTTTTATCTGAACAAAAAGAAATCCCACAGATGTTATTTTTTAATTTATCCCGTCCCTATATTCAGGATGTACAACATATATCCCATTTTGTTGAACTACTTGAGAAAAATAATATACCCAAAGAAAACATAGTACTGGAAATAACAGAAGAAGAAGCTATAAGCGAAATTACCATCGTTAAAGAAGCCATAAGAATTGCAAAATCAAATGGAATTAGATTTGCTCTGGATGATTTTGGTGTAGGATACTCAACATTTTCCTACATAAAGTATTTTGATATTGATATAATTAAACTTGACGGTTGCCTCATTAAAAATATAGACAAGGATAGAGATAATCAGATTATTGTTGGTGGAATTGCCCATATATGTAAAGAAAAAGGAATAAAGCTTCTGGCTGAGATGGTTGAAACACAAGAAGAAGTTGAAACACTTAAAAGATTAGGAGTATCTTATGCCCAGGGATACATATTCGGAAAACCCCACAGTACTTTTATAAAAAAGATAAATACGGAGGACTTATAA
- the leuS gene encoding leucine--tRNA ligase, translating into MSREYNFSQIEEKLLKEWEENNVFKTEEKLDKEKFYVLEMFPYPSGRIHMGHVRNYAIGDVVNRYLRMKGKNTLHPMGWDAFGMPAENAAIKSGVHPAKWTYENIDYMKKELKRLGFSYDWDREVTTCSPEYYKWNQWIFLKMLEKGIAYRKSAVVNWCPHDMTVLANEQVIEGRCWRCDTPVVQKEIPSWFLRITDYAEVLLDDLEELKGKWPEAVLTMQKNWIGKSIGATIRFPIENSTSVLEVFTTRPDTIFGVTFMALAPEHPLAIELAKGTDYEEEVEAFVNKYLSMSTRDRNIIDEKEGVFTGRYAINPLTNEKVPIWIANYILWGYGTGAIMAVPAHDERDHEFAKKYGIPIKPVIKPVEGEWNYEKEAFTEEGILINSNGFDGLTSEEAKEKITQELEKKGIGEKTINFRLRDWNISRQRYWGTPIPVIYCDECGIVPVPEEDLPVVLPENVEFTGMGNPLEKVEEFVNTTCPKCGKPARRETDTMDTFIDSSWYFLRYCDPHNDKAPFDKEKADYWMPVDLYIGGIEHAVLHLLYSRFFTKFLKEIGLVDVKEPFTQLLTQGMVLKKWIKIEKLLDILGLTENSTLTELFAKYNIDKTENKTIKQWLEENHLTINDNAKLLFEKLGLPMEKLKELEEEYGKADKMSKSKHNTVDPDEMIAKYGADTVRLYTLFAAPPQNSFAWTDSGIEGAHRFLRRVWNFVNDKAEEIKGVSYTKEDFRNLPEEDQKLRRKLHQTIKKVNDDITREYQFNTAIAAVMELMNELTSYKGENKKLLREAIENLILMLSPFTPFIADELWRTIGNNGYTIEQKFPEPDEEALIEKTKEIPVQINGKVRAKITVPADADEETVKNIAFENENVKKWTEGKNIVKVIFIKGKILNIVVK; encoded by the coding sequence TTGAGCAGAGAATATAACTTTTCCCAGATAGAAGAAAAACTTCTTAAAGAATGGGAAGAAAACAATGTTTTTAAAACAGAAGAAAAGTTAGATAAAGAAAAGTTTTATGTTTTAGAAATGTTCCCTTACCCTTCTGGAAGAATTCATATGGGGCATGTCCGAAATTACGCTATTGGTGATGTTGTAAATAGATACCTTAGAATGAAAGGTAAAAACACTCTTCATCCAATGGGATGGGATGCTTTTGGAATGCCTGCTGAAAATGCAGCAATAAAAAGCGGTGTCCATCCTGCAAAATGGACTTATGAAAATATTGATTATATGAAAAAAGAGCTTAAAAGACTTGGTTTTTCTTATGATTGGGATAGAGAGGTTACAACCTGCTCCCCAGAATACTATAAATGGAACCAGTGGATTTTCCTTAAGATGCTTGAAAAAGGTATAGCATATAGAAAATCAGCAGTTGTTAACTGGTGTCCCCATGATATGACTGTTCTTGCAAATGAGCAGGTTATAGAAGGAAGATGCTGGAGATGTGATACACCTGTTGTTCAAAAAGAGATACCTTCATGGTTTCTCAGGATAACAGATTATGCTGAAGTTCTTCTTGATGACCTTGAGGAGCTAAAAGGTAAATGGCCTGAAGCAGTTCTTACTATGCAGAAAAACTGGATAGGAAAGTCTATTGGAGCGACAATTAGATTTCCTATAGAGAATTCAACATCTGTTTTAGAGGTTTTCACCACAAGACCAGACACCATTTTTGGTGTTACATTTATGGCTTTAGCCCCTGAGCATCCCCTTGCAATAGAGCTTGCAAAAGGAACTGATTATGAAGAAGAAGTTGAAGCATTTGTAAATAAATATCTTTCCATGTCCACAAGGGATAGAAACATCATTGATGAAAAAGAGGGTGTTTTTACAGGTAGATATGCCATAAATCCGCTAACCAATGAAAAGGTTCCTATCTGGATAGCAAACTATATCCTCTGGGGATACGGAACAGGAGCTATTATGGCAGTTCCAGCCCATGATGAGAGAGACCACGAGTTTGCTAAAAAATACGGTATTCCTATAAAGCCTGTTATAAAGCCTGTTGAAGGGGAATGGAATTACGAAAAAGAGGCTTTCACAGAGGAAGGTATTTTAATCAACTCCAATGGATTTGATGGATTAACCTCAGAAGAAGCAAAAGAAAAAATCACTCAGGAGCTTGAGAAAAAAGGCATAGGAGAAAAAACTATAAACTTCAGGCTTAGAGACTGGAATATATCAAGGCAGAGATACTGGGGAACACCTATCCCAGTTATATACTGCGATGAGTGTGGAATAGTTCCTGTTCCTGAGGAAGACCTTCCTGTAGTTCTTCCTGAAAATGTTGAGTTTACAGGAATGGGAAATCCACTGGAAAAGGTTGAGGAGTTTGTAAATACAACCTGTCCAAAATGTGGAAAGCCTGCAAGAAGAGAAACAGACACAATGGACACATTTATAGATAGTTCATGGTATTTCCTTAGATACTGCGACCCCCACAACGATAAAGCACCATTTGATAAAGAAAAAGCAGATTACTGGATGCCTGTTGACCTTTATATAGGTGGAATTGAGCATGCGGTTCTCCATCTGCTTTACTCAAGATTTTTCACAAAATTCTTGAAAGAAATAGGACTTGTAGATGTAAAAGAGCCATTCACACAACTTTTAACTCAAGGAATGGTTCTTAAAAAATGGATAAAAATAGAAAAACTTCTTGATATATTAGGGCTCACCGAGAATTCAACTCTAACAGAGCTTTTCGCCAAATATAATATAGACAAAACAGAAAACAAAACTATAAAACAGTGGCTTGAGGAAAACCATTTAACAATAAATGATAATGCCAAACTGCTCTTTGAAAAACTTGGTCTGCCTATGGAAAAACTCAAAGAGCTTGAGGAGGAATATGGAAAAGCAGATAAAATGTCCAAATCCAAGCATAACACAGTTGACCCTGATGAAATGATAGCAAAATATGGAGCTGATACAGTTAGACTTTATACATTATTTGCTGCACCACCACAAAATAGCTTTGCATGGACAGATAGCGGTATAGAGGGGGCACATAGATTTTTAAGAAGGGTGTGGAATTTTGTAAATGACAAAGCAGAAGAAATAAAAGGAGTATCTTATACAAAAGAAGACTTTAGAAATCTGCCTGAAGAAGACCAGAAACTCAGAAGAAAACTCCACCAGACAATCAAAAAAGTAAATGATGATATAACCAGAGAATACCAGTTTAATACTGCGATAGCAGCTGTTATGGAGCTTATGAATGAGCTTACCTCCTATAAAGGAGAAAATAAAAAGCTTTTAAGGGAGGCTATAGAAAATCTCATTCTGATGCTTTCTCCATTTACACCATTTATTGCAGATGAGCTATGGAGAACAATTGGAAACAATGGTTATACGATTGAACAAAAATTCCCTGAGCCAGATGAAGAGGCACTAATAGAAAAAACAAAAGAAATTCCAGTTCAGATTAATGGTAAAGTTAGAGCTAAAATAACTGTGCCTGCAGATGCTGACGAGGAAACCGTTAAAAACATTGCATTTGAAAATGAGAATGTCAAAAAATGGACAGAAGGAAAAAATATAGTTAAGGTTATTTTTATAAAAGGGAAAATTTTAAATATAGTTGTTAAATAA
- the nuoF gene encoding NADH-quinone oxidoreductase subunit NuoF — translation MNIRDKIPRLPEIHVESNLNLLLRRAKENRTVDIEEYVTTGGYSALKKALTKFTPEDIVVLVEESTLRGRGGAGFPTGRKWRFALMNPPPRYLVCNADESEPGTFKDRIIIERDPHLLLEGMIIAGYALGAKEGYIYIRGEYPAGYLILENAIQEAKEYGFLGENILGTDFSFDIKVYRGAGAYICGEETALLESLEGKRGHPRLRPPYPAQVGLYGKPTVVNNVETLSNIPIIVTYEAHFMNIGPAGFFGPKLFPISGKVNKPGVYEATMDITLNELIEMAGGVKDGKKVKAVFAGALGVYSADELDTPMDYSPKGFGGTGTTIVLDEDDCIIDALLVITNFFHHESCGKCTPCRVGTYEQHVIMKKLKEGTATEKDLEYLKHLAKNIPANSICGLGFSAPNAIADALNKFPEEFEAHLNKTCKVCFG, via the coding sequence ATGAATATAAGGGATAAAATTCCAAGACTACCTGAGATACATGTTGAAAGTAATCTGAACCTGCTGCTTAGAAGGGCAAAAGAAAACAGGACAGTTGATATAGAGGAATATGTAACAACAGGAGGATACTCTGCATTAAAAAAAGCCCTTACAAAGTTTACACCGGAGGATATAGTTGTTCTGGTTGAGGAAAGCACACTGAGGGGAAGAGGTGGTGCAGGTTTTCCAACAGGTAGAAAGTGGCGTTTTGCTTTGATGAACCCGCCCCCAAGATATCTTGTCTGTAATGCAGATGAATCTGAGCCGGGAACATTTAAGGACAGAATAATCATAGAGAGAGACCCTCATCTGCTTCTTGAAGGAATGATTATTGCCGGATATGCTCTTGGTGCAAAAGAGGGATACATATATATAAGAGGAGAATATCCTGCAGGATATCTCATACTGGAAAATGCCATACAGGAAGCAAAAGAATATGGATTTTTAGGTGAAAATATACTGGGAACTGATTTTTCCTTTGATATAAAGGTTTACAGAGGAGCAGGTGCCTATATCTGTGGAGAAGAAACAGCACTTCTTGAAAGTCTGGAAGGAAAAAGAGGACATCCCAGACTGAGACCTCCATATCCTGCTCAGGTTGGTTTATACGGCAAGCCTACAGTTGTTAATAATGTGGAGACCTTATCCAATATCCCGATTATTGTTACCTATGAAGCACATTTTATGAATATTGGTCCTGCAGGATTTTTTGGTCCTAAACTATTCCCAATAAGCGGGAAGGTTAACAAACCCGGTGTTTATGAAGCCACTATGGATATAACCCTCAATGAGCTTATTGAGATGGCAGGTGGTGTAAAAGATGGCAAGAAGGTAAAAGCTGTTTTTGCAGGAGCTCTTGGGGTGTATTCTGCAGATGAGCTTGACACCCCAATGGATTATTCACCAAAAGGATTTGGTGGAACAGGGACAACAATCGTTCTGGATGAGGATGACTGTATAATTGATGCTCTACTTGTAATTACAAACTTTTTCCATCATGAAAGCTGCGGAAAGTGCACACCTTGTAGGGTTGGGACATATGAGCAGCATGTTATTATGAAAAAGCTAAAAGAAGGCACTGCAACCGAGAAGGATTTAGAATACCTGAAACATCTTGCTAAAAATATTCCTGCAAACTCAATATGTGGACTTGGCTTTTCTGCTCCTAATGCGATAGCAGATGCCTTAAATAAATTTCCAGAAGAATTTGAGGCACATCTGAATAAAACCTGTAAGGTATGTTTCGGTTAA
- the metG gene encoding methionine--tRNA ligase yields MGQQKFYVTTPIYYVNDVPHLGHAYTTIAADVLARYNRQKGNKTFFLTGTDEHGLKIQKSAEEKGITPKELADKTHTKFKELWEVLNISYDRFIRTTDPDHIKAVQHIFQKCYENGDIYLSEYESWYCVGCEEFKTETEIKENDYKCPIHMKKCEKVKEESYFFRLSKYQDKLLELYEKHPEFIQPDYRRNEVISFVKQGLKDLSVSRPKSRVKWGIPVPFDESHTIYVWFDALTNYISALGYPDTSSELFKTFWPADVHIVGKDILRFHAVYWPAFLMSAGLEVPKKVFAHGWWTVEGHKMSKSLGNVVDPFKAAKEYGVDELRYFLLREVPFGLDGDFSKKAVIGRINSDLANDLGNLFSRTLSMINKFNKGVVECSDKHTELEKEYKELYLHTIEQFDKELSNLSFNRALEIVWEFIDFLNKYIVKTEPWALNKNNDPYLKTTLYTLADGLLLITYLLTPFMPQKMKTALEYLGLEKLPEKPEPFSFPENTKVKKKIKPLFPRIELKEEEKVEEKREEQKQEEGIVTIEDFAKLKFRVGQVLEAEKVEKADKLLKLTVDLGDEKRTIVSGIAQYYKPEELIGKKIIVFANLKPRKIFGIQSKGMILAAKDDKTLRLLTVDGDIEVGAYVS; encoded by the coding sequence ATGGGACAACAGAAGTTTTATGTGACTACACCGATATACTATGTGAATGATGTTCCTCACCTTGGGCATGCATATACAACAATTGCTGCAGACGTGCTTGCCAGATATAACAGACAGAAAGGAAACAAAACATTTTTCCTGACAGGAACAGATGAACATGGTTTAAAAATACAGAAATCTGCAGAAGAAAAAGGAATAACTCCTAAAGAGCTGGCAGATAAAACCCATACGAAATTTAAAGAGTTATGGGAAGTCCTGAATATATCCTATGATAGATTTATTAGAACTACTGACCCTGACCATATAAAAGCAGTTCAGCATATTTTCCAGAAATGCTATGAAAATGGGGATATATACCTGTCTGAGTATGAGAGCTGGTATTGTGTAGGCTGTGAGGAGTTCAAAACGGAAACAGAGATTAAGGAGAATGACTATAAATGCCCAATCCATATGAAAAAATGTGAAAAAGTAAAAGAAGAAAGTTATTTTTTCAGACTTTCAAAGTATCAGGATAAGCTGCTTGAACTATATGAAAAACACCCTGAGTTTATACAGCCTGACTACAGGAGAAATGAGGTTATTTCCTTTGTTAAACAGGGATTAAAAGACCTTTCTGTATCAAGGCCTAAAAGCAGAGTAAAATGGGGAATTCCTGTTCCTTTTGATGAAAGCCACACCATATATGTCTGGTTTGATGCCCTTACAAACTATATATCTGCCCTTGGCTATCCGGACACCAGCTCAGAGTTATTCAAAACCTTCTGGCCTGCAGATGTTCATATAGTTGGTAAAGATATTCTCCGTTTCCATGCAGTTTACTGGCCTGCATTCTTAATGAGTGCAGGACTGGAAGTGCCTAAAAAGGTTTTTGCCCACGGCTGGTGGACAGTTGAAGGGCACAAAATGTCAAAATCCCTTGGAAATGTTGTTGACCCATTCAAAGCAGCAAAAGAGTATGGAGTAGATGAGCTCAGGTATTTTCTTTTAAGGGAAGTACCTTTTGGTCTGGATGGAGACTTTTCCAAAAAGGCAGTGATAGGAAGAATAAACTCAGACCTTGCCAATGACCTTGGAAACCTGTTTTCAAGAACACTCTCTATGATTAATAAATTCAATAAAGGTGTTGTTGAATGCTCAGACAAACATACAGAGTTGGAAAAGGAATACAAAGAGCTTTATTTACACACCATTGAACAGTTTGATAAGGAATTATCTAATCTGAGCTTTAACAGGGCTCTGGAAATTGTATGGGAATTTATTGATTTCCTGAATAAATACATAGTAAAAACTGAGCCATGGGCATTAAATAAAAATAATGACCCTTACCTGAAAACTACACTTTATACGTTGGCAGATGGGCTTCTGCTGATTACTTATTTACTTACCCCATTTATGCCCCAAAAGATGAAAACTGCCCTTGAGTATCTGGGGCTTGAGAAACTCCCTGAAAAGCCAGAACCATTCAGCTTTCCAGAAAATACAAAAGTTAAAAAGAAAATAAAACCATTATTCCCAAGAATTGAACTTAAAGAGGAGGAAAAAGTGGAAGAGAAAAGGGAAGAACAAAAACAGGAAGAAGGAATTGTAACAATAGAAGACTTTGCAAAGCTGAAATTCAGAGTTGGGCAGGTTTTAGAAGCAGAGAAAGTGGAAAAAGCAGACAAACTACTCAAGCTCACTGTTGACCTTGGGGATGAAAAAAGAACAATAGTTTCAGGGATAGCCCAGTATTACAAACCTGAGGAGCTTATAGGCAAAAAAATAATAGTTTTTGCAAATCTTAAACCAAGAAAGATTTTTGGTATTCAATCAAAGGGAATGATTTTGGCTGCAAAAGATGATAAAACATTAAGACTGTTAACTGTTGATGGAGATATTGAGGTAGGTGCATACGTTTCGTAA
- the rsmI gene encoding 16S rRNA (cytidine(1402)-2'-O)-methyltransferase encodes MGTLYVVATPIGNLKDITFRAIEVLKSVNIIACEDTRVTHRLLSYYSITGKKLISYHEHNEEETAKKLVSLLEKEDIALVSDAGTPCISDPGYRVVKLAWEKGYQVVPIPGAFAGAVALSASGLPTDRFLFEGFLPNKKEKKLKRLEELINLEITFILYESPKRVLNTLQIINELAPASDIVVAKELTKIHEKFFRGKPAQVIQELSSKEEYLKGEFVIICYPVVEKQINIKEIEKTIRELHQQGLKSKEIAKIISQQCQISKNQAYQMVIEYLKNF; translated from the coding sequence ATGGGAACGCTTTATGTCGTTGCAACCCCAATAGGAAATCTAAAAGATATTACATTTAGAGCTATAGAAGTTCTAAAATCAGTGAACATAATAGCCTGTGAGGATACAAGGGTAACCCACAGGCTGCTTTCCTATTACTCAATTACAGGAAAAAAACTTATTTCCTACCATGAACATAATGAAGAAGAAACAGCAAAAAAACTTGTTTCTTTGCTGGAGAAGGAAGATATAGCCCTTGTATCTGATGCCGGCACTCCTTGCATATCTGACCCTGGATACAGAGTAGTAAAACTGGCTTGGGAAAAAGGTTATCAGGTTGTTCCGATACCGGGAGCATTTGCAGGAGCAGTGGCATTATCAGCTTCGGGGCTTCCAACAGACAGATTTTTGTTTGAGGGATTTCTGCCTAACAAAAAAGAAAAAAAGCTAAAAAGATTAGAAGAACTGATAAATTTGGAAATTACTTTTATTTTATATGAAAGTCCCAAAAGGGTTTTAAATACCCTCCAAATAATAAATGAACTTGCCCCTGCATCTGATATTGTAGTGGCAAAAGAACTTACAAAAATCCATGAAAAATTCTTCAGAGGAAAACCTGCACAGGTTATACAGGAATTAAGCTCAAAAGAGGAATACCTGAAAGGTGAATTTGTAATAATATGCTATCCTGTTGTAGAAAAACAGATTAATATCAAGGAAATAGAAAAAACCATTAGAGAACTTCACCAGCAAGGATTAAAATCAAAAGAAATAGCAAAAATAATATCCCAGCAATGCCAAATCTCTAAAAACCAAGCCTATCAAATGGTAATTGAATATCTTAAGAACTTTTAA
- a CDS encoding HD domain-containing protein, which yields MERILKAAEFANEAHKHQKRKSTDLPYITHPLSVGLILSKFGAEEDEIIAGLLHDVIEDTEYTYEDIKNEFGRKIADIVLQLSEEKELPWEERKKQHIDHLKEADISTKRVALADKLANLYSIKHELKEHGENLWNRFSRGKEQQKWYYTSMVEACGSGVEDEVIKKLYEEAQRVLKEIFTD from the coding sequence ATGGAAAGAATACTTAAGGCTGCTGAATTTGCAAATGAAGCCCATAAACACCAGAAAAGAAAATCAACAGACCTGCCTTATATTACACATCCTTTATCTGTAGGTCTGATACTGTCCAAATTTGGTGCAGAAGAAGATGAGATAATAGCAGGCTTGCTCCATGATGTTATAGAGGATACAGAGTATACCTATGAGGATATTAAAAATGAATTTGGAAGAAAAATAGCAGATATTGTTCTTCAGCTTTCTGAAGAAAAGGAACTTCCATGGGAAGAAAGAAAGAAACAACATATTGACCATCTAAAAGAAGCTGATATTTCAACCAAAAGAGTTGCCCTTGCAGATAAACTGGCCAATCTATACAGCATAAAACATGAGCTTAAAGAGCACGGAGAAAACCTGTGGAATAGGTTCAGCAGAGGTAAAGAACAGCAGAAATGGTACTACACCTCAATGGTTGAAGCCTGCGGCAGCGGTGTAGAGGATGAAGTAATAAAAAAACTTTATGAAGAGGCACAGAGGGTCTTAAAAGAAATATTTACCGATTAA